The DNA window GCCAAGTAAACCAAATTTCATAGGACCTCCTAGGTCAATATACATAGAATGGCTAATAGGCTGGTACCTATTAGCCATTGAAATTTTATAACTATATTCATTGTACTATATATGCCCTTATTGGCACTAGTACGGATGAATATATTAGTTTTCTGGATAATTACCGAGCAAGCGGAATTTATCTTGGGATGTGTGAAGCTCTGCTAAAACGGACAATACCTTTGGATCTGCTAAGGAGGCTTCTAAATCGAGGTAGAACAAGAACTCAAAGTTATGGCCTACGATAGGGCGAGACTCAAGTTTTGTAAGGTTTACGCCGATGTTAGCAAACTTGGTAAGCAATGTACCAAGGCCACCTGGAGCATGGCTTGCTGTGGTTACTACAGAGATTTTATTAGCCCCTGGGTATACATGGAAGTCCTTGCTAATACAGATAAAGCGGGTATAGTTGTTATCGCTGTTTTGGATGTTGCGCATCAATGGAGACAAGTTGTACAAGTCTGCACATTGAGGTGCTGCGATAGCGGCTACACCTGGATCGTCACTGGCTGCTACTAACTGTGCAGCACGCGCTGTGTTATCAAAGGAGCGCAATTCTACACCTTCTAATTTTTCTAGGAAGTGACTACATTGGCCCAATGCTTGTGGGTGAGAGATGATAGTATGAATATCCTCTAGTTTTGTGCCTTTTTTCACGAGTAGATCGTGAGAAATCCATAGGCGTGTACCGCGTACGATATAGCATTTACGATCCTCTAGAAGGTCATATACTTCTTTTACAGAACCATTGGAGCTATTTTCGATAGGTAATACACCGAATTGACATTCGCCAGACTCAACGGCATCGAACACGGCGCGGAAGCCTGTTACGTAGTGAATTTGGCTAAGTGGTAATAATTTATCGCATGCCACTTGTGCATTGCTGCCAAATACGCCAGCACAAGCTACGCTGCCTCGTTGAGGAGGCAAGGTAGGGGATTGCTCAATGGCTTTTTTCATTTTTACAGTGAACTCATTATCTTGGAATAATTGTTCAGACTGGTACGTACGGCTCAAGCTGAATAATGCTTCGAAGAAACGACGCGCATATAGGTCGAGGTCAGGACCTGCATCTCTCGTTACTTTGTCGAGAATATCGCGCTCCCGTTTAGCATCGTAAATGGCCTTATTCATTTCTTTCTTTGCCGCTGCTACGTCTTTGGAGAGTTCCATGCGCTCTTTGAATAATTCGAGCATCTGATCGTTTATGTCGTTAATTTTAACGCGTACTTCATCTAAGTTCATGGTCAATATCTCCTAAGAAATCAAGAATAACGAGGGCTGTTACGGCTTCGATAACAGGTACTGCACGAAGCGCTACACATGGGTCATGACGACCTTGAATGGTGAGCAATGTGTCCTCTTTTCGGGAAAGTGATACAGAATGTTGTTCTTTATAAATGGATGGTGTTGGCTTGATGCCTACTTGCATAACGAGCGGTAAACCGTTGGTAATACCGCCTTGGATACCACCGCTATTGTTAGTTGTTGTTGTAATCTTGTCACCGTTCATGGTGAAAGCATCATTTACTTCGGAACCAAGCTTAGCACACATGTCGAAACCACCGCCGAAGGATACGCCCTTAATAGCAGGTACACCAAAGATAACGCGAGCTAGTCGGTTTTCAATGCCGTCAAAGTTTGGATTGCCAAGGCCAATTGGTAGGCCTGTAGCAACGACTTCAACGATACCACCGGTAGAGTCGCCGTCCTTTTTGAGCTGCATGACCAAGTTTTCTACTTCGCTACGTTTTTGTGCATCCACCATAGCAATCGGCTCTGTAGCGATGCTAGCTAATGCTTTCATATCTGGTTGAACCATATCGATAGGAGCATCTTGGATCGTTCCCACTTGTTTTAAATGACCGTGGATTTCGATACCTTTTTCGCGTAATAGTTGAAGGGCGATGCCACCAGCTACGCAAAGAGGTGCTGTAAGGCGAGCTGAGAAATGACCGCCTCCGCGCATATCTACCTTGTCGCCGTAGCGCATGCGCGCCGTGAAGTCCGCATGAGATGGGCGAGGGATGTCGCGCAAGTTATTGTAATCGCTAGAATGCTGCGATGTGTTGCGGATCATAAATGCCAATGGAGAACCGCTGAGCATACCATCTACGATACCTGCTAAGAACTCAGGTACATCGGCTTCTTTACGTTGCGTTGTTAATTGATTTTGCCCTGGCGCACGGCGCTTTAAAAAGGCTTTTAATTCATCGATATCGATGGTATGTCCACAAGGTAGACCCTCTACAATACCACCGATGGCGTACCCATGAGAGGCGCCGAAGGTAGATACCTGTATGGTTTTACCGAAATTAGATGCCATTATATTAACTCCTACTATATAGTACGTACTATTTCTATTATCTATTAGATTAAACCAGATAGGATTAGAAATCTAAACTGGTTGTGCATTACCGCCCAGTAAGTTCCAGTCCTCAAAGAAGTCTGGATAGGATTTTGTGATAGCTTCGCTATCTTTTAAGGTAACAGGGGCTTCACTGATGAGAGCCATCAATGTGCCAGCCATAACGAGTCGATGGTCATTTACACAATCACCTTGGCCACCTTTAAGTATACCACTACCGATGATGTATAGGTCATCGCCTTCTTCGCGAACGGTACCGCCTAGATCTCTTACGAGATTGGCAACAGCTACAAGGCGATCAGATTCTTTCAAACGTAGGCGAGCACCCTTAACAAAGGAGCTTTCACCAGAAATAGAGCAAGCCAGGGCTGCCATAACAGGCAACATATCAGGCATTTGCTCTAGATCTACATGAATTGGTTTCGACGCTCGGCCTGTAACCGTTACATTCATACCATCCCATACCACATCACAACCAGCATCAATCATAACTTGCATGATGCGGCGGTCTGCTTGTACAGAATTCTTGTTCATACCAGTAATAGTAATTGGTTTGCCCGTCATACCAGCGGCTACCATCCAGATTGCTGCATTAGACCAATCGCCTTCGATTTGGTAATTATCACGACCTATGAAGGACGCACCAAATGGTACTGTGAAAGCCTCATTGATGTTTCTGTCTGGTAAAGTGTGTTCTACTTCGACACCAAAATCTCGCATTGCTTCAGTAGTTAGTGTTACATAATCACTAGATTGTAGTGGCGTAGTAGAGGTAATAGTAGATAAGCCGATTTGAGGGGCTGCCAACAATAAACCAGAGAAGAATTGGCTACTCACATCGCCTACCATGGAGAAATTGCCCCCTTGAAGACGACCTGTCATAGTGAATGGTGGTTTATCTTGAGAGAATGTTACGCCATGCGCTTTCATTTCACCTAGCATAGGTTCGAGTGGGCGATCTGGTAAACGACCTTTGGCATCTACATCTACATCGTTACAGATGGATGCTGCTACAGGTAATAAAAGGCGTAATGTAGTGCCTGATTCGTGCGGTACTACATTGCCCTTTGCTGGAGCTGGGCCAGGAGTAACGGTAACAATTTTATTTTCATATACTACGTGGGCCCCTAAGCCTCGCAAAGAGTCCATCGTTGCATCGATATCCTTAGAGGTACGACTCAGTAATATAGTAGATGGAGAGGTAGCAAGGGCTGCACAAATCAATGCGCGGTGTGCATGGGCCTTTGCTGGAATAGACGCAATCGTTCCTGTAGGAATGGCGTTCGTTACGGAATGCATATAAATCTCCTTTATATCTTAGTCTAAATAAGTGGCAAGCTCTTCGTGTGTTACCACCTTGAGTTCGCTATGGCCGTAGCTTGTAGGAACTACGATTTTTATAGTTGCCCCTTCACTTTTTTTATCGTGCTTAGCAGCTGCAAGGATTTCTTCTTTTGTTATGGTCGTAGTAGTTGGCAAATCGTGTGCTTCGATGAGGGCTTTTAATTTTTCTAATGCTTCTGCATCTAATTCTCCATGTTTTACAGCACCTTGTGCCATGAGGACCATACCGATGGCTACAGCATAGCCATGGTGGACTTCAAAATGACTGGCCTTTTCGATGCCATGACCAAAGGTATGACCTAGATTTAAGAGGGCACGAACACCGGACTCGCGTTCATCTTGCTCTACGATATCCGCCTTTGCTTGAACACAACGAGCGATAACGGCACTAACGCTATCGCGATGCTTTATTAATGGCTTATGCTCGAGTTGGGTTAATAAACCTGGTACATCGAGGAAACCGTATTTGATAATTTCCCCACAACCATTTTTCCATTCCATGTCTGGCAATGTATGGAGGGTTGTAGGATCACAGAGGACTAGGATAGGTTGTTTGAAAGCACCCCAAAGGTTTTTACCCGCTTCGAGATTGACTGCTGTTTTACCGCCTACAGAGGAGTCTACTGCAGCTAATAGAGACGTAGGAACCTGTACATAGTCGATACCACGTAAGTAGGTAGCTGCTGCAAAGCCTGCCATATCGCCTACAACGCCACCGCCAAGAGCGATAAGTAAATCTTTACGCGTTAACGATTGAGCCGCCATGTATTCTATTAAATCGATGAGTTGATGAGCGTTTTTGGAGCTTTCACCAGCAGGGAATACATAATCACAAACAGTATAACCCGCATGTTCCATATTAGCTTTCACAAAATCCAAATAGTGTGGTGCCACATTGCTGTCGCTGACGATGATAACACGGCAATTTGGTTTTAACGGTTTAATATAATCGGTGATGCGTTGTAAGGCGCCCTCCTCGATGACAACATCGTAAGGTGTGGATGCGTTAATGTGGATGCGAGTCATAACGGTTCCTTTCATAAAAGAATAAGCTAGTATCTATTATAACGGATACTAGCTTATTTGTGTGCTATTTGAGATTATTTAGTGCATTCTACCAATGCTTGGCGCAATGCGATAACTTCTTTCATAAGGCTAGTGAATTGGTCTGGACGTAATGCTTGAGGGCCATCGCACAATGCTTTGGATGGATCGTTGTGAACTTCGATCATAAGGCCGTCTGCACCGCCACCTACGGATGCAAGGGAAAGTGGACGAACCATGCGGCTCATACCTGCAGCGTGGCTAGGGTCCATGATGATTGGTAAGTGAGATAATTCGTGCATCATAGGGATGGCTGTTACGTCTAATGTATTACGAGTTTTAGTTTCGAATGTGCGGATACCGCGTTCGCATAATACAACTTGTTCATTGCCTTCGGACATGATGTATTCAGCAGCCATCAACCATTCTTCGTATGTAGCAGATAAACCACGTTTTAAAAGAACTGGTTTATTTAATTTACCTACTTCTTTTAAAAGTGTGAAGTTTTGCATGTTACGAGCGCCGATTTGAAGCATATCTACGTTATCGAAGTATTGTAATTGGGAAATATCCATTACTTCGGAAACGATAGGAAGACCAGTTTCTTTTTTAGCTAGCTCTAACAATTCTAAACCTTCTGGCCCCATACCTTGGAAGGAGTATGGAGAAGTACGAGGTTTGAAAGCGCCGCCGCGAAGGATTGTGGCACCAGCTTCTTTACAAGCTTTTGCTGTTTCTAATACTTGTTCAGGTGTTTCAACGGAGCAAGGACCAGCCATTACTGCGAAGTGACCACCACCGATCAATGCGCCACCTACGTTGATTACAGAATCATCTGGATGGAATTTACGGTTTGCTTTTTTGTATGGTTCTTGAATGCGAGTTACTTTATCTACGAAATCTAGGGATTCGATTTGACGTGCATCAAGAGATGCAGTATCACCGATAAGACCTAAAATATTATAGCGTGCACCTTCTACTGGGTGGATAATGAAGCCTTTTTCCTCTAATTCACTGCGTAAACGAGATACCTCTGTTTCTGCTGCGTTTTGTTTCAATGTAATAATCATGATAATTCCTCCTTATAACTACAGTGAATAGTAGGGCTTACCATACGGGATAGCAAACAAAAAAGGGCTACCCGTAGTTTAATACGGGTAGCCCTTTTACTATTCTAAGCAACTAATAATGACTCAATCTTAATTAGCGTACCACAAATAGTTCCTTACCCGTACGTTGGATAAAGAACCAATAAAAGTATTGTTTTGTAGCTAGGCTAATTTGGTTAGTCATCTTTGGTTGCTCCTTTCTAAAAATTATGGGTATAGTATAAACCCAAATGATAAAATTATGCAACACCTAAAAATGAATTTCATATAAGTTTTAAAATATTTTTGCTGTAGGAATTAATGGAAACCTAGAAATTTTATGGAATTAAGCGTGTTTTTGATATAATAAAAATAAGAAGTTTTTCGATCGGCATAGAGTATTTTGGAATACAACTAAATCGATTCTTATAAATATACTTATAATTAGAAAGGGGCACCCATGATTGTTCAAGTTCTAGATCATATTACTGATGAAATAAAACAAATTCGTATCGATGTGTTTATGAAAGAACAAGGCTTTGAAGACGAGTTTGATGAAATCGATGATATAGCAAAGTTTGTACTCTTATCTATAGATGGCAAAGCTGCTGGTACGTGTCGTTATTTTCCAAGTGATGTAGCTGGAGATGCACATATTGGACGTATGGCGGTACGTAAGCTATACCGTGGACAACATTTAGGTACCAAGATTATGATGGCTGCAGAGAACGGCATTCGCCGTGACGGATTTAAAACCTGCTCCTTGTCGGCTCAAGTACAGGCAAAACCATTCTACGAATCCCTTGGGTATAAAGCTGAAGGAGAGGAATACCTTGATGAAGGATGCCCACATATCTTGATGCGGAAGGTTTTATAAGGCTTTATACTATAAAAACAAGTAGATACTTCTATAAAATCAATTCCTATATGATACGTAATAGTTAATAGGTAAGTTGATATATTGTTTGTTGTGAGGTGAAAAATTATGAAATTAGCAGAGGCATTACAAGAACGAGCTGATTTAAATAAGAAAATTAGTGATTTGCGAGGTCGTTTAAATCAAAATAGTTTAGTACAAGAAGGGGAAATACCTAATGAAGACCCTAAAGTATTGATGCAAGAATTAGAAGCGGCAATTGCAAGATTTCAACAACTCATTAAAGATATTAATCTCACTAACTGTACAACTATTGTTGAAGGCCGCTCTTTAACGCAAATTATAGCGGAAAAAGAAGGTGCTATTATGCGGCTTTCTGCATATCGTGCGTTAGCAGATAGTGCGAGTGCTATCAATTATAGGGCTCGTGGATCAGAAATTAAAATGATAGCAACTGTAAATGTTAGTGAATTACAAAAAACAGCAGATAAAATATCTAAGGAGATTCGCACATTAGATAACTTATTACAATCCACTAACTGGACTGTTGATTTAATAGAGTACTAATTACAAGTTGGTAATCAAGATAGGGTGGATACAAAGCCACGATTGCTTAATTCGTAAAAAGATGACATTACATGTACGGGGCGTTGATGATATGTATCGTGTAGGCCCTTATCGGGTATAAATGTATGGTTATTTTTTATAATGTATTACCATGTGTCAACTATTTTGATGAGGGTGGCGTTGGGGACTAAAAAAGGATGCTTTCACAGTTTTCTGTGAAAGCATCCTTTTTTTATTCTAAGTCATCGAAATCAAATGCTGCTGCTTTTGTATAGTTTGTAACTTTGGCTTCGAAGAAGTCAGTTTTTGTGCTATTCAAATTGGAGAAGCTTTCGATCCATTCCATAGGATTTTCCTTGATTTCAGGATATAAATGAGGTAAGCCGATTGCTTCTAAGCGGATGTTTGCAAGGTATTTGATATAGCGTTCGATAAGAACGTTGTTAAGGCCGAGGATTTTATCATCAGTGATATATTGACCCCAAGCGATTTCATTCTCCGCACCTTGGCGAATCATGTCAGTAATTTTCGCTTCTAGTTCAGGTGTGAACAAGTCAGGGCGTTCACGGCGTAACTCGCGGATGATGTTTTGGAACAATACAAGATGAGTTACTTCGTCGCGGTTGATGTATTTGAAGATTGTGGATGTAGCTGTCATTTTACCTTGGCGTGCCAATGTGTAGAAGAAGCTAAAGCCAGAGTAGAAATAAATACCTTCTAGGATATAGTTCGCAATGATTGTATGAATAAGGTTTGCTTCGCTAGAATCGTCGCTGAAACGTTGGTATGCATCGGCGATGAAACGGTTACGTTCAAGCAATGTTTTATCTGTACGCCATTCGTCATAAATTTTGTCACGTGTAATAGGGTTTGTTACAGTGTCCAAAATGTAAGAATAACTTTGAGCGTGAATTTCTTCTTGGAATGCTTGGATATTCAATAAGGATGCCACTTCAGATGCTGTAATATAGCGGCTCAAGTTAGGCAAGTTTTCAGATTGAATGGAATCAAGGAAGTTCAAGAACGCAATGATTTTGTCAAATGCACGGCGTTCGTAATCTGTTAAGTATGGGAATTGCTTAACGTCTTCGTTCAAGGAAATTTCTTCAGGAATCCAGAAGTTGTTGAGCATTGTACGGTACATTTGGTTAGCCCAGTCGTACTTGATACGGTTCCATTCGCGAAGGTTTGTAGTATTGCCACCAATCATAGATTGCGTGCCACGTTCACCATGTTCGTTAAAGATCAGTTTTTTATCCATAGTAGGACTCCTTTATACAACGATGCGACCTATACTGCTATAGGTCGTCATCAGATTTATAATATTGGTGAAAGTATCTTTCACATGTTTAGTGCTCTCTACTTATAGTGTATAGTTTTTATAAAATATAGCAATGATATTTTTAACTTTTACCATGACCTACATTTTATTATATAAGGTAGAGTATATCTGCCTCGGATTAGGAGGAGCAGCTAGTGCACTCATCCATTTCAAGGGATTGGTTACGGATGTAGTAGATTGTTTTAATACCTTGTTTGTACGCCTCAATATAAAGGTCGAGAATTTCTTTCGCTTTCATTTGAGGTGTAATGTACAAGTTGAAAGATTGTGCTTGGTCAATATGACGTTGACGGACGCCACAAGCTTTGATGGACCATTGTTGGTCGATTGTATGCGCCTCTTTGTAGAGCCAGAATGTTTTGTTGTTCAAATCTGGTGCAGTTTTTGGTGTGAAAGAACCTTTCTTTTCTTCGATGAAGAATTTTTTGAAGATAGGGTCGATACCAGCTGTTGTATTTGCAATGTTGGAAGTAGAACCAGTTGGAGCTACGGCCATCAAGTAACCATTACGGATACCGTATTTAGCAACATCTGCAGCTAATTGTTTCCAACGATCGGATATGTAGCCACGGCGTGTGAAGTATTCACCAGTTTCCCATTCGGAACCTTTGAATGCAGGGTATGCACCTTTTTCTTTCGCCAATTCCATGGAGGCTTTGATGGCATAGTAAGCGATGTTTTCGAACAATTTGTCCGCTACTTCGATATGCTCATCGGATTCCCATTGGATATCGTGATTTACGAGGTAGTGGTGGTAACCAGACGTACCAAGACCGATAGCACGGTATTTATCAGATGTCATACGAGACTCTGGCACTGGTGCTTGGTTGATGGAGATAACGTTATCTAACATACGAATTTGAAGAGCAATATTTTCTTCTAATTCTTCATCAGTAATACGGCCAAGACTGATGGAGTTCAAGTTACATGTAACCATGTCACCTGTATTTGTTTTAGTAGTAATCGTACCATCTTCGTTGATGATTTCTTCAGCAAGGTTTGTGAAGCCAACGTTTTGTGCGATTTCGTGGCACAAGTTGGATGCGTAAATCATACCTGCATGTTTGTTAGGGTTTGCAGCGTTTACTGTATCGCGGAAGAAGATGAATGGTGTACCAGTTTCAACAGCGGAGCGCATGATTTTTTTCATCATGTCTAATGCTGGCACTTCGATGCCGTGTAAGTTAGGATCTTGTTCACATTCAAGGTAACGTTTTGTGAACTCTTTATTATCATCAGTGTCGTAGTAGTCTTCCAAAGCGTAGCCTTTTACCGCTAAGATTTCATGAGGATCGAATAGTGTGAAGTTTTCACGAGCAATCATACGTTCCATGAAGAGGTTTGGAACGGAGATAGCAGGGAAGATATCATGCGCTTTACGACGATCGTCACCATTGTTTGTACGAAGTTCTACGAATTCGTAGAAGTCTTTGTGCCAAATGTCGAGTGTTACTGTAGCGCCGCCCTTACGTTTACCTAGTTGGTCTACGGCAACTGCTGTATCGTTGTACAAACGGATCCAAGGAATAACGCCACCAGAGGAGTTTTTGAAACCGCGGATATCGGAGTTCAATGCACGAACTTTACCAAGGTAGATACCAAGAGCACCACCGTGTTTAGATACGCGAGAGAACTTGCTATTTACATCGTAAATGGACCATAAGTTGTCATCTACACCAGAGATGAAGCAAGAGGACAATTGATGGAATGGTGTACCCGCATTTGCCAATGTAGGTGTAGCAGTTGTCATTTTTAATTGGCTCATCAAATCGTAGAATTTCTTAGCGTATTCTACTTTGTTTTCACCCTCTACCAATGCCAAGTGCATAGCGATAGCCATGAAACGTTCTTGAGGCAATTCGTAGATTTCTTTGTTGAAGCCTTTTACCAAGTAACGGTCAGCCAACAATTTAAGACCTTCATAGTTGAAGAGGTAGTCTCGTTTAGGTTTGATATAGTCGCCCAATTCTTGTAGTTCGTCAGGTGTATATTCAGTAACGAAGAAGTCTGCGTATTTTTTTTGTTCCACAAGCATATGTACAAGATTTGGGAAGTTACCGTAGCCGAATGCTTTATAACGGCGAGTGATAGCAGCTTCTTTATAGAGATCGAACAAGAAGAGGCGAGCCGCTACGAACTGCCAATCTTGGTTCATTTTATTAACTTGGTTGCCAAAACCGTCGTCTTTTTTAGAGATAACTTTTTCAATGGCTGTTTGTACTAAAGTTTTTTGAATCTCTTTAGTAGTCATACCATCAACGAATTGTAACTTCGCATCCATTTCTAATTCTAGTGGATCACAAGAATCTAACCCCAAACATGCGAAGGCAATCATGCGTTTCGTTTTTTCAACGGACAACGGCTCGAAATGGCCATCCCGTTTCTTGATCATAATCTCCATTACTGTTCCCCTTGAGTACTAAAATCGATAAAACTGTTAATTAAGCATATATAAGATTAGACCAAAAAGTATAAAATATCTTTAAGTTAAGTCTAATCAGAAAAATAAGAAAACTACAATATATGGTAGTTTTCTTATTAAGCTTATACATTATGTTACGATTATAGCGAAAAAATTCTATACATTCAATATTGACATTTAGAAATTTATGAATCTAGTATGCTTAAATTTATCGATATAGTTGTAAATGCTAGAAAGTACTATATAAGACACATATATGATGATTTTGAATGATATATCTCTTTTGAGAATATTAAAATTGTATATGTTAGTAAATCAAATTTCGTTCTATATACTATTGTGATTTATTTTATTAAAAGCATGTTATATATGTCCTATAATAGATATATAGTAAATAGGAGGTAAGACATGAAGTCTATTGTTATATATTCTTCCCTTACGGGAAATACGAAACAAGTGGCAGAGGCTATTACTAGTGTATTGCCAGCAGGTACACCATGTGTATCCATGAAAGAATTGCCTTCCGATATAGCATCCTATGATCTTGTGTTTGCAGGCTTTTGGGTGGATAAAGGAACAGCCAATAAAGAGGCTCGTGATGTACTCGCTACATTACATAATCCTCACATTGCTTTGTTTGCCACAGCTGGTGTGCCACCGCAAATGGCACATGCTAAGGAAAGTCTCATCAATGCGGCGAACTGTTTACCCGATGGTATAGAGCCGGTTGGAACATTTATCTGCCAAGGTAAGGTAGACCCTAAGGTTATCGAAATGATGTATAAAATGTTCCCTAAGGGACATAGCCATGGCCAATCAGCTGATAGAGATGCACGACACAAACAAGCTGCAGTACATCCAAATGAAGACGATTGTAAAGCGGCACAAGAATTTGCTAAAGATATTTTTACAAAGCTTAATTAATGAATAAAAGCAGTACCCCTTACGGGGTACTGCTTTTGTAATATTACAATAGGGTACTAAGTCTATATCGTATTTATCATACTTTTAATTTAATTATACAGCACATTAAATTTAAGTTTACGTGTATCGAATTGGTTTATGAAGTACGACGTAATCAATAGCTTATATCCATTGCCTTCTATAATGACAGGAT is part of the Veillonella sp. genome and encodes:
- a CDS encoding flavodoxin family protein; amino-acid sequence: MKSIVIYSSLTGNTKQVAEAITSVLPAGTPCVSMKELPSDIASYDLVFAGFWVDKGTANKEARDVLATLHNPHIALFATAGVPPQMAHAKESLINAANCLPDGIEPVGTFICQGKVDPKVIEMMYKMFPKGHSHGQSADRDARHKQAAVHPNEDDCKAAQEFAKDIFTKLN